Proteins from one Impatiens glandulifera chromosome 2, dImpGla2.1, whole genome shotgun sequence genomic window:
- the LOC124924339 gene encoding abscisic stress-ripening protein 3-like translates to MEEEKKHHFFHHKKEDGPVDHEKEEKHHKRLQQLGELGAVAAGAYALHEKHKAKKDPENAHNHKIKEEIAATIAVGSGGLAFHQHHEKKEAKKEKEAENKH, encoded by the exons atggaagaggagaagaagCATCACTTTTTCCACCACAAAAAGGAAGATGGACCCGTTGATCACGAGAAGGAAGAGAAGCACCACAAACGTCTCCAACAACTCGGGGAACTCGGTGCTGTTGCCGCAGGCGCCTATGCCTTG CATGAGAAGCATAAAGCAAAGAAGGACCCGGAAAATGCACATAATCACAAGATAAAGGAAGAGATCGCAGCAACAATAGCTGTTGGATCTGGCGGATTAGCTTTCCATCAGCACCATGAGAAGAAGGAGGCCAAAAAGGAGAAAGAAGCCGAGAACAAGCACTAG
- the LOC124924341 gene encoding abscisic stress-ripening protein 2-like — protein sequence MEEEKKHHFFHHNEEDVPVDHEKEEKHHKHLEHLGELGVAAAGAYALHEKHEVKKDPEHAHKHKVEEKIAESIAVGAGGLAFHEKHEKKEEKEAMKEAEGEKKHHHGLF from the exons atggaagaagagaagaagcaTCACTTCTTTCACCACAATGAGGAAGATGTACCCGTAGACCATGAGAAGGAAGAGAAGCACCATAAACATCTCGAGCATCTCGGTGAACTCGGTGTTGCTGCTGCCGGCGCCTATGCCTTG CATGAGAAGCACGAGGTGAAGAAGGATCCGGAACATGCCCATAAGCACAAGGTAGAGGAAAAGATTGCGGAATCAATAGCTGTTGGAGCGGGCGGGCTCGCTTTCCATGAAAAACATgagaagaaggaggagaaagAAGCGATGAAAGAAGCCGAAGGCGAGAAGAAACATCACCATGGCCTATTCTAG